The sequence CAGAATTAAAGAAACAACTTAAGCTTGACTTCCTTCCAAGAAAGAAGGATATAGAGTATGCAAAAGTTCTAACCTCCTTATTCAAAAAAATAGGAGATTTTGAAAAAGTAATATACTTTGGAGATACATATCTAAACGATGGCAGTGTTATTAAAAACCTTACAGAACTTGATGAGTATAAGGTCTTTGGTGTTATAACAGAGGAGAGGGAGCAGGATTATATAAAATTTAAAGGAAATGTAATACTCAACACAAAGTGGAGAAATCTTCTGCCGATACTTGAAATCCTTGAGAGGAGGGGATTCTTACTTGACGAAAAAACCATTGTTGTTATAGATATTGACAAAACATTCATAGGGGCAAGGGGGAGAAACAATAAAGCCATTGATAAGGCAAGGATGGATGCAATTAGATCTATAATAGAGGATACCTTAGGTGAAATTGAAGAGGATAGATTTGATTATATATACTCAAGACTAAACAGGAGAAACCTCCATCCCTTTACAGGAGATAATCAGGATATAGTGGCAATCATGAGCATCATTTTCTACGGAGACTACTATGCCCTTGGAAGGTTTATAAGAGAGTTTTACGCTGGAAAGTGGAGAGAACCCCTGGAATTCTTTAATGCCATAACAATTTCACCCAATGAGAAAACCTATAAACTGCTTGAAGAGGTTAAAGAGAATCTCTCAAAGAAAAATCCAACTGCCTTTCCAACATTTAGAGAAAGGGAATTTAGTTGCACTATAAAAAGGATAGATTTTCTTCCAGATGAAAGCGATGTAGGAAAACTACTGAAGGAAGAGATATTAATTACAAGAGAAGTTTACGAAGTCGGTCTTATTGCAAAAAAGAAAGGTGCACTTGTCTTTGGGCTATCAGACAAACCAGAACTTTCATCCATTTCCAAGGGAAGAGATAAATCCACATCCATCCATTTGAAACAAGCAAAAATCTTCCCAAAATAGACCTTGACAAGAAGGCTATTTATATATAATATAATAAACGAGGTGGGCGGTTAGTTCAGAGGTAGAACGCTTCGTTGACATCGAAGAGGTCGGTGGTTCGAGTCCACCATCGCCCACCATTTTTAAATCCCCCTGTAAGGAAGGTGAGAGATGAATATTTTTGTTAAAAATATTGGAAAAGAAATGGAAATTGATGAAGGTGATGACCTTTTTAAAATTTTAAACCTCTTGCCAGAGGATGATTATGTGGGAGCCATTGTAGGTGATACAGTGGTGGATTTCTATTATAAACCTAAGGAGGGTGACAAGATAGAATTCATAACTCAAGACAACGAAAAAGCTCTTGATATCCTTAATCATTCTACCTCTCATATACTTGCATGGGCTGTTAAATCTCTTTTTAAGGATGCAAAACTTGGTATAGGTCCCTCCATAAAGAATGGATTTTACTATGATTTTCTTGTGGAAAAACCTTTCACTCCAGAAGACATTGAGAAAATAGAGAATAAAATGAGAGAGCTTCTAACCAAGGAATACAAGTTTGAGAGGGAGGAGATATCAAAGGAAAGGGCAAAGGAATTATTTAAAGATGAGAAATTTAAACTTGAACTTATAGATGAGCTTGAGGAAGGAACAATAAGCATATATAAAGTTGGAGAATTTGTGGATCTATGCAGAGGTCCACACTTACCATCAACTAAATATATAAAGCATTTCAAACTCCTCTCCTCATCAGGTGCATACTGGAGAGGAGATGAGAATAGAGAGATGCTTCAAAGAATTTATGGCACAAGCTTCTTTAAAAAAGAGGACCTTGAGGCACATCTGTTAAGATTAAAGGAGATAGAAAAGAGAGATCACAGAAAGATCGGTAAGGAACTTGATCTCTTCAGTATCCATCCAGAGGAAGCTGGTCCAGGTCTTATCTTCTTTCATCCAAAGGGTGCGATAATAAGAAAGATAATAGAGGATTTCGAAAGGGAGGAACATATAAAGAGAGGATATCAATTTGTTTACACTCCCCATATTGCAAGGGCAAAGTTGTGGGAAATATCTGGACATCTCTCATACTACAGAGAAAACATGTTTCCTGAAATGGATGTGGATGGAGTGCCGTATCTTGTCAAACCAATGAACTGCCCTGGACACATAATAATATACAAATCTAAAACGAGAAGCTATAGGGAACTACCCATAAGGTACTTTGAACTTGGAACTGTCTATAGATACGAAAGATCAGGAGTTTTGCATGGACTTTTAAGGGTAAGAGGATTTACACAGGATGATGCC is a genomic window of Caldisericia bacterium containing:
- the thrS gene encoding threonine--tRNA ligase; amino-acid sequence: MNIFVKNIGKEMEIDEGDDLFKILNLLPEDDYVGAIVGDTVVDFYYKPKEGDKIEFITQDNEKALDILNHSTSHILAWAVKSLFKDAKLGIGPSIKNGFYYDFLVEKPFTPEDIEKIENKMRELLTKEYKFEREEISKERAKELFKDEKFKLELIDELEEGTISIYKVGEFVDLCRGPHLPSTKYIKHFKLLSSSGAYWRGDENREMLQRIYGTSFFKKEDLEAHLLRLKEIEKRDHRKIGKELDLFSIHPEEAGPGLIFFHPKGAIIRKIIEDFEREEHIKRGYQFVYTPHIARAKLWEISGHLSYYRENMFPEMDVDGVPYLVKPMNCPGHIIIYKSKTRSYRELPIRYFELGTVYRYERSGVLHGLLRVRGFTQDDAHIFCTEEQLEDEIIGVLDFALFMIETFGFKNYEIFLSTRPEKYVGTLKLWEKATNALKKALEDRNIPYKIDPGEGVFYGPKIDIKLKDALDRLWQGPTIQVDFNLPERFNLKYMGRDGRDHTPVMIHRVVLGSIERFFGALIENYAGNFPLWLSPVQVKVVSVNEDVADYAKEVYNKLLGSGFRVELDTSSENLREKIKNAEMEKIPYVLVVGEKEMKEGKVSLRKKGKGNLGMVSLEQLIEKLRKEVESKE